From a region of the Enterobacter sp. JBIWA008 genome:
- a CDS encoding NAD-dependent malic enzyme: protein MSRKEILYTPYNGAVLLENPLLNKGLAFIKEERDNFNLHGLLPHNVETIEEQTERAWVQFCHFKSDISRHVYLRNIQDTNETLFYNLLRSHLKETLPIIYTPTVGEACEHFSTIYRRARGLFISWPNRHRIDEMLQSFSRNDVRVIVVTDGERILGLGDQGIGGMGIPIGKLSLYTACGGIHPASTLPIMLDVGTNNQQHLDDPMYMGWRHPRISDDQYAEFMDMFVSTVKARWPNVLLQFEDFAQKNATRLLQRYRDQLCCFNDDIQGTAAVTAGTLMAAAHAAGTRIRDQRVVFLGSGSAGCGIAEKIVALMVDDGLTEPEARSRIFMVDRFGLLTDDMTNLLDFQKNLLTARDAVCSWQVDAKNISLLDVVKNAHPTVMIGVSGQPGLFSEEIVKEMHRHCPRPIIMPLSNPTSRAEAQPQDLIAWTQGAALVATGSPFAPVFWENEHYEIAQCNNAYIFPGLGLGVLACNARRVTEEMLMAASRSLAAQSPLVTTEKGGLLPPVDQIETVSRQIAVAVARAAIEQGMAPAIDDETLMARIEKTWWKADYAPYRRSAL, encoded by the coding sequence ATGTCCCGGAAAGAAATTTTGTATACCCCCTATAACGGGGCCGTATTGCTGGAGAACCCGCTGCTCAATAAAGGGCTCGCATTTATTAAAGAGGAGCGCGACAATTTTAATCTGCATGGGTTATTGCCGCACAACGTTGAAACCATTGAAGAACAAACCGAGCGCGCCTGGGTGCAGTTCTGTCATTTTAAAAGCGATATTTCGCGTCATGTTTACCTGCGAAATATTCAGGACACCAATGAAACGCTCTTTTATAACCTCCTGCGTTCGCATCTGAAAGAGACATTACCGATTATCTATACCCCGACGGTCGGTGAAGCCTGCGAGCATTTCTCCACGATTTATCGACGCGCGCGCGGCCTGTTTATTTCATGGCCTAATCGCCATCGTATTGATGAGATGCTGCAAAGTTTTTCGCGAAACGACGTTCGCGTGATTGTGGTGACGGACGGGGAACGTATTTTAGGGCTTGGCGATCAGGGTATCGGCGGAATGGGCATTCCGATTGGTAAGCTATCGCTGTATACCGCCTGCGGAGGGATCCATCCGGCCTCTACCCTCCCGATTATGCTGGATGTCGGCACCAATAATCAGCAACACCTCGACGATCCGATGTACATGGGATGGCGTCATCCGCGCATCAGCGACGATCAATACGCTGAATTTATGGATATGTTTGTCAGCACCGTCAAAGCGCGCTGGCCCAACGTTCTTCTGCAGTTTGAAGACTTTGCGCAGAAAAACGCCACGCGACTTCTCCAGCGCTACCGCGACCAGCTGTGCTGCTTCAATGATGATATCCAGGGCACGGCCGCCGTCACCGCCGGTACGCTGATGGCGGCGGCCCATGCGGCGGGCACGCGCATTCGCGACCAGCGCGTGGTCTTCCTGGGCAGCGGCTCTGCCGGATGTGGGATCGCTGAAAAAATTGTTGCGCTGATGGTGGATGACGGTCTGACCGAGCCGGAAGCGCGCAGCCGGATCTTTATGGTCGATCGCTTCGGCCTGCTGACCGACGACATGACTAACCTGCTCGATTTCCAGAAAAACCTGCTTACCGCGCGCGACGCCGTTTGCAGCTGGCAGGTAGACGCGAAGAATATTTCTCTGCTGGACGTGGTGAAGAACGCGCATCCCACGGTGATGATTGGCGTTTCAGGCCAGCCGGGGCTGTTCAGCGAAGAGATAGTCAAAGAGATGCATCGCCACTGCCCGCGCCCGATCATCATGCCGCTCTCGAACCCGACCTCGCGGGCGGAAGCCCAGCCGCAGGATCTGATCGCCTGGACCCAGGGTGCGGCACTGGTGGCCACCGGCAGCCCGTTCGCCCCGGTATTCTGGGAGAATGAACACTACGAGATCGCCCAGTGTAACAACGCCTATATTTTCCCGGGCCTGGGGCTGGGCGTGCTGGCCTGCAACGCGCGCCGGGTGACGGAAGAGATGCTGATGGCAGCAAGCCGCAGCCTGGCCGCGCAGTCTCCGCTGGTCACCACGGAAAAAGGTGGATTGCTGCCGCCGGTAGATCAGATTGAAACGGTCTCACGCCAGATTGCCGTCGCCGTCGCCCGGGCCGCGATTGAACAGGGCATGGCTCCGGCGATAGATGATGAGACGTTGATGGCGCGCATCGAGAAGACCTGGTGGAAGGCGGACTATGCGCCGTACCGCCGGTCTGCGCTGTAG
- a CDS encoding Kdo(2)-lipid IV(A) acyltransferase, whose protein sequence is MTKLPRFSFAFLHPRYWLSWAGIAALWLIMLLPYPLLFRIGHGLGRLAMRLLPRRVEIARRNLELCFPEMKKAERESLLQRNFESVGMGVIETGMAWFWPAWRVRKCFTVTGYEHMEKARAQGKGVVLVGMHFLTLELGARIFGMLNPGIGVYRPNNNALLDWLQTRGRLRSNKTMLDRHDLKGMIRSLKQNEILWYAPDHDYGKTNSVFVPFFAVPDAATTAGSYMLVKSAKPAVIPFVPRRRADGSGYELIILEDISEALQGGDKEAVATQMNRAIEQAVRMAPEQYMWLHRRFKTRPEGVPDRYARLKQAATRDDSLSASDFSDRSGIQH, encoded by the coding sequence ATGACAAAATTACCCCGTTTTTCATTCGCCTTTCTTCATCCCCGTTACTGGCTAAGCTGGGCCGGCATTGCGGCTCTGTGGCTCATCATGCTGCTCCCTTATCCGCTTCTGTTCAGAATCGGTCATGGCCTTGGTCGACTGGCGATGCGCCTGCTTCCCCGCCGCGTCGAAATTGCCCGCCGCAACCTGGAGCTTTGTTTCCCGGAGATGAAAAAGGCGGAGCGAGAGTCCCTGCTGCAGCGTAATTTTGAATCGGTAGGAATGGGGGTAATCGAAACCGGGATGGCATGGTTCTGGCCCGCGTGGCGGGTGAGGAAATGCTTTACCGTGACGGGCTATGAACACATGGAAAAGGCCAGGGCGCAAGGAAAGGGCGTGGTGCTGGTGGGGATGCATTTTCTGACGCTTGAGCTCGGCGCGCGGATCTTTGGCATGCTTAACCCCGGTATTGGGGTATATCGTCCCAACAATAATGCGCTGCTGGACTGGCTTCAGACGCGTGGACGCCTGCGTTCCAATAAAACCATGCTCGATCGCCATGATTTAAAGGGCATGATCCGCTCGCTGAAGCAGAATGAGATTTTGTGGTACGCCCCGGACCATGACTATGGCAAAACCAATAGCGTATTTGTGCCGTTTTTTGCGGTTCCGGATGCGGCCACGACCGCTGGAAGCTATATGCTGGTCAAAAGCGCCAAGCCTGCCGTCATTCCCTTTGTGCCGCGCCGCAGGGCGGATGGCTCCGGTTACGAACTGATTATTCTTGAGGATATCAGCGAGGCGTTGCAGGGCGGCGATAAAGAAGCCGTGGCGACGCAGATGAACAGGGCAATTGAGCAGGCCGTACGCATGGCGCCAGAGCAGTATATGTGGCTGCATCGTCGCTTCAAAACGCGTCCTGAAGGGGTACCTGACCGGTATGCCCGTCTGAAACAGGCGGCAACTCGGGATGATAGTCTCTCCGCCAGCGATTTTTCTGACCGCTCAGGCATACAGCACTAA
- the pptA gene encoding tautomerase PptA: MPHVDIKCFPRDLNDEQKTALAEDIAEVIIRHFNSKDSSVSVALNQVDPEDWKAQVWDTEIGPKLDELIKKPGYSM; encoded by the coding sequence ATGCCACACGTAGATATCAAATGTTTTCCCCGCGATTTGAACGACGAACAAAAAACCGCCCTGGCCGAGGATATTGCTGAGGTGATTATTCGCCATTTCAACAGCAAAGACAGTTCGGTGTCCGTTGCATTGAATCAGGTGGATCCTGAGGACTGGAAAGCGCAGGTCTGGGATACCGAAATAGGCCCGAAGCTGGACGAGTTAATTAAAAAGCCAGGTTATTCAATGTAA
- a CDS encoding glutathione S-transferase family protein, whose product MIKLYGVPGWGSAIGEVMLTLADIPYQFINVDGFDQPGPQRELLQKLNPLCQVPTLELENGAIMTETAAMALMVLDRCPDLAPPVGQAERQQFQRLLIWFVANVYPTFTYADYPERWAPDAPEQLQKSCIEYRKSLYLWFETQLKAAPFALGERLTLLDVYIAVARTWGPRHAWFAENTPKFTAIANAVCLLPELHKVLKANGII is encoded by the coding sequence ATGATTAAACTCTATGGCGTACCCGGCTGGGGCTCGGCGATCGGTGAAGTGATGCTAACCCTGGCCGATATCCCTTATCAATTTATCAACGTGGACGGGTTTGACCAGCCCGGCCCGCAGCGCGAGCTGCTGCAAAAGCTCAACCCGCTGTGTCAGGTGCCCACGCTGGAGCTGGAAAATGGCGCCATCATGACCGAAACGGCGGCGATGGCCCTGATGGTGCTCGACAGATGCCCCGATCTCGCTCCTCCCGTGGGGCAGGCCGAACGCCAGCAGTTTCAGCGTCTGCTGATCTGGTTTGTGGCCAACGTCTATCCCACGTTTACGTATGCGGACTATCCAGAACGCTGGGCGCCGGATGCGCCGGAACAGCTGCAGAAAAGCTGCATCGAATACCGGAAGTCCCTCTATTTGTGGTTCGAAACTCAGCTCAAGGCCGCCCCGTTTGCGCTGGGTGAACGGCTGACGCTGCTGGATGTATATATCGCGGTGGCGCGCACCTGGGGGCCACGTCACGCCTGGTTTGCTGAAAATACCCCTAAATTCACGGCGATTGCGAACGCCGTATGTCTGCTGCCGGAACTGCACAAGGTGTTAAAGGCCAACGGTATTATCTGA
- a CDS encoding ABC transporter substrate-binding protein, producing the protein MKYGLLAGLVFTTVSHASIDLKANEQPLPVTVDRQAVAKIPANYKFVEPGTLTVAVSALNSPPLALLASDNRTRIGSDPDIARLLAGSLGLKLKLVPTAWEDWPLGIASGRYDVALVNIAVTEQRKEKFDFATYRVDSLAFSVKSTSEIQSIKSAEDLAGKKVIVGSGTNQERILLGWNEENKKAGRAPALPVYLHDDASGNLYIQSGRADVFFGPQSVSAYKAALTGKTRVVGLGPKKAYVATTTKKGNELVYALQAALDGAIKRGDYQKVLARWGEQGEAVAQSEVNPPGITY; encoded by the coding sequence ATGAAATATGGACTTCTGGCGGGGCTGGTCTTCACGACGGTGAGCCACGCCAGCATTGATTTGAAAGCCAACGAGCAGCCGCTGCCGGTGACGGTGGATCGGCAGGCCGTGGCGAAGATCCCCGCCAATTACAAATTCGTTGAGCCGGGTACGCTGACGGTCGCCGTTTCGGCGCTGAATTCTCCGCCGCTGGCGCTGCTTGCCAGCGATAACCGCACGCGCATCGGCAGCGATCCGGATATCGCCCGCCTGCTGGCGGGCAGCCTGGGATTAAAGCTGAAGCTGGTGCCAACGGCGTGGGAAGACTGGCCGCTGGGGATCGCCTCCGGGCGCTACGACGTGGCGCTGGTGAACATTGCGGTGACCGAACAGCGTAAAGAGAAGTTTGATTTTGCGACCTACCGCGTCGATTCGCTGGCGTTTTCGGTGAAATCCACCAGCGAGATCCAGTCAATCAAAAGCGCGGAAGATCTGGCCGGGAAAAAGGTGATTGTCGGCTCTGGTACTAATCAGGAACGCATCCTTTTGGGCTGGAACGAAGAGAACAAAAAGGCGGGAAGAGCGCCTGCGCTGCCGGTCTATCTCCACGACGATGCCTCGGGCAATCTCTATATTCAGTCCGGCAGGGCGGACGTGTTCTTTGGTCCGCAGTCGGTATCGGCCTATAAGGCTGCGCTCACGGGCAAAACCCGCGTCGTCGGTTTAGGTCCGAAAAAAGCCTATGTCGCGACCACCACCAAAAAAGGCAATGAGCTGGTGTACGCGCTGCAGGCCGCGCTGGACGGCGCGATTAAGCGGGGTGATTACCAGAAGGTGCTGGCGCGCTGGGGCGAGCAGGGCGAAGCGGTGGCGCAGTCGGAGGTCAACCCGCCTGGGATAACCTACTAA
- a CDS encoding amino acid ABC transporter ATP-binding protein, with amino-acid sequence MQASPEGHISITGVSKYFGRHKALDNVSLEILPGSVTVILGPSGSGKSTLLRTINHLERVDEGFIQIDGDYIGYRRQGDKLYELKEKEILKQRVNVGYVFQNFNLFPHLTVLENLIEAPIAHKKLSKKEAVDRAYSLLDVVGLRDKADAWSRHLSGGQQQRIAIARALALRPRVMLFDEPTSALDPELVGEVLDVIKKLARSGTTLVVVTHEIGFAREVADQVVFMVDGKIVEQGSSDEVLNRPSHARTRQFLSKVL; translated from the coding sequence ATGCAAGCCTCTCCTGAAGGACATATTTCGATTACCGGCGTCAGCAAGTATTTTGGTCGCCATAAAGCGCTCGACAACGTTTCGCTTGAGATCCTGCCCGGGTCCGTGACGGTCATCCTCGGGCCGTCCGGCTCCGGTAAATCGACGCTGCTGCGCACCATTAATCACCTGGAGCGCGTCGACGAAGGTTTTATTCAGATCGACGGAGACTACATTGGCTACCGTCGTCAGGGCGATAAGCTCTATGAGCTAAAGGAGAAGGAGATCCTCAAGCAGCGCGTCAACGTGGGCTATGTGTTCCAGAACTTCAATCTGTTTCCGCATCTCACGGTGCTGGAAAACCTGATAGAGGCGCCCATCGCGCATAAAAAGCTCAGCAAAAAAGAGGCGGTGGACAGGGCGTACAGCCTGCTGGACGTGGTTGGGCTACGGGATAAAGCCGATGCCTGGTCACGCCATCTTTCCGGCGGGCAACAGCAGCGCATTGCCATTGCCCGCGCGCTGGCGCTGCGTCCCCGCGTGATGCTGTTTGATGAGCCCACCTCGGCGCTGGATCCGGAGCTGGTGGGGGAAGTGCTTGACGTGATCAAAAAGCTGGCCCGGTCCGGCACCACGCTGGTGGTGGTGACCCACGAGATCGGCTTTGCCCGGGAGGTGGCGGATCAGGTGGTGTTTATGGTCGACGGAAAAATTGTCGAGCAGGGAAGCAGTGACGAGGTATTAAACCGTCCGTCACATGCCAGAACGCGCCAGTTCTTGTCAAAAGTGCTGTAA
- a CDS encoding amino acid ABC transporter permease, whose product MSNVETIKVVPARYPLRTVGAAVALFVLAVVIQSVAFNPRWEWAVFARWFFDPVILEGVGQTLLLTLIGTALSVVLGGMLALARLSSSWLLSSLAWGYIWLFRSLPLIVVLIVLYNFSYLYDTLSLGVPFTGITWGSFETINVLGQFSTAVVGLTLVQSAYTAEIIRGGFLGVDHGQYEAAAALGLPAWRRTVRIILPQALRTILPSGFNEIISLAKGTAMVYVLAMPELFYTIQMIYNRTQEVIPLLMVGAAWYLAITTVLSAIQYGVERALARSERRSAVNQNRAARRTRSVTTTPAQEPVHASLS is encoded by the coding sequence ATGAGCAACGTTGAAACCATTAAGGTGGTCCCGGCGCGTTATCCGCTGCGGACCGTCGGTGCCGCTGTGGCGCTGTTTGTCCTGGCGGTCGTGATTCAGTCCGTGGCCTTTAACCCGCGCTGGGAGTGGGCGGTGTTCGCCCGCTGGTTCTTTGACCCGGTGATCCTCGAAGGTGTCGGTCAGACGCTGCTGCTTACCCTGATCGGCACCGCGCTGAGCGTGGTGTTGGGCGGCATGCTGGCGCTGGCGAGACTGTCCTCGTCATGGCTTCTGAGCAGCCTGGCATGGGGCTACATCTGGCTGTTTCGATCGCTGCCGCTGATTGTGGTGCTGATCGTCCTGTACAACTTTTCCTATCTCTACGACACGCTCTCTCTCGGCGTGCCGTTCACCGGCATCACCTGGGGCAGCTTTGAAACCATCAACGTGCTGGGTCAGTTTTCTACCGCCGTGGTGGGGCTCACTCTGGTGCAGAGCGCCTATACCGCCGAGATTATTCGCGGCGGATTCCTCGGGGTCGATCACGGGCAGTATGAGGCCGCCGCCGCGCTCGGCCTGCCGGCCTGGCGCCGCACGGTGCGGATCATTTTACCTCAGGCGCTGCGCACCATTCTGCCGTCGGGGTTCAATGAAATCATCAGCCTCGCCAAGGGCACGGCGATGGTGTATGTCCTGGCGATGCCGGAGCTGTTCTATACCATCCAGATGATCTACAACCGCACGCAGGAGGTGATCCCGCTGCTGATGGTCGGTGCCGCCTGGTACCTGGCGATCACCACCGTCCTGTCCGCTATCCAGTATGGCGTCGAGCGCGCGCTTGCCCGCAGCGAACGCCGCTCTGCCGTTAATCAGAACCGTGCCGCCCGTCGCACCCGTTCAGTCACCACCACGCCAGCACAGGAGCCCGTCCATGCAAGCCTCTCCTGA
- a CDS encoding GNAT family N-acetyltransferase, translating to MSERFRDVSPEDAELQPIIEGLFGEYAARYGDYFSKDAEVELTEWYLAPQGLFIVLERDGKIIATGAYKPFDERTAEIKRIWTDKTLRQQGLAGRVVQELERRAVLAGYSQIYLTTGFRQPEAVRLYLSQGYQAQFDLNRDPEEYSQPPFDGRLRFTKTLVREAFSKTA from the coding sequence ATGAGCGAACGATTTCGTGATGTTTCCCCGGAAGATGCCGAACTTCAGCCCATCATTGAGGGGCTGTTCGGTGAATATGCCGCCCGTTACGGGGACTACTTCTCTAAAGACGCGGAAGTTGAACTCACCGAGTGGTATTTAGCGCCGCAGGGGCTGTTTATCGTCCTGGAGCGTGACGGGAAGATTATCGCCACCGGCGCGTACAAACCTTTCGACGAACGCACCGCGGAAATCAAACGCATCTGGACGGACAAAACCCTGCGTCAGCAGGGGCTTGCCGGGCGCGTGGTGCAGGAGCTGGAGCGCAGGGCGGTGCTGGCAGGATATAGCCAAATCTACCTGACGACCGGCTTTCGCCAGCCGGAAGCGGTACGGCTCTATCTCAGCCAGGGCTATCAGGCGCAGTTCGATCTGAACCGCGATCCGGAAGAGTACAGCCAGCCGCCGTTTGACGGCCGGCTGCGTTTCACCAAAACGCTGGTACGCGAAGCGTTCAGTAAAACCGCATGA
- a CDS encoding M20 peptidase aminoacylase family protein, with protein sequence MSFGEQLIAWRRELHQNPELSGQEVETTTRLRQWLTNAGITPQPYDLSTGLVAEIGSGNKLIALRADIDALPIEERSGVPFSSQRAGVMHACGHDIHTSVILGAALKLKEREASLNGRVRILFQPAEENFGGAKSMVRAGALRDVSAIFGMHNEPGLPVGEFATRGGPFYANVDRFVIRITGKGAHAARPHEGNDAIVLASQLVTALQSVASRNVNTLDSVVLSVTRIAGGNTWNVLPESVELEGTLRTHRPEVQHNVKARVGEIAAGFASAFSAQIDITWYAGPTALVNDERWADFATSVAREAGYETRHAELHMGGEDFAVYLQQIPGAFVSIGSNSPYGLHHPAFNPDEALIEPAARYFAQLAEKALQHV encoded by the coding sequence ATGAGCTTTGGCGAACAGCTGATTGCCTGGCGTCGCGAGCTGCACCAGAACCCGGAGCTGTCCGGCCAGGAAGTGGAAACCACGACGCGTCTGCGCCAGTGGCTGACAAATGCCGGGATTACCCCACAGCCTTACGACCTGTCGACCGGGCTGGTGGCGGAAATCGGCTCGGGCAACAAACTGATTGCGCTGCGCGCAGATATCGATGCCCTGCCGATTGAAGAGCGCAGCGGCGTGCCGTTTAGCTCGCAGCGTGCAGGCGTGATGCATGCCTGCGGACACGATATCCACACCAGCGTGATCCTCGGCGCCGCGTTAAAGCTGAAAGAGCGGGAAGCCTCGCTTAACGGCCGGGTGCGGATCCTGTTTCAGCCTGCCGAAGAGAACTTTGGCGGTGCGAAGAGCATGGTGCGGGCCGGTGCCCTGCGTGACGTCAGCGCCATCTTCGGCATGCATAACGAGCCCGGCCTGCCGGTCGGTGAGTTCGCCACTCGCGGCGGGCCGTTCTATGCCAACGTCGACCGCTTCGTGATCCGCATTACCGGTAAGGGCGCGCACGCCGCACGTCCGCACGAAGGCAATGACGCCATCGTGCTGGCGAGCCAGCTGGTGACGGCGCTGCAAAGCGTCGCCAGCCGCAACGTCAATACGCTGGATTCGGTGGTGCTGAGCGTGACGCGCATTGCAGGCGGTAACACCTGGAACGTGCTGCCGGAAAGCGTCGAGCTGGAAGGCACGCTGCGCACCCACCGCCCGGAAGTGCAGCATAACGTGAAGGCCCGCGTGGGCGAAATCGCTGCCGGGTTTGCCAGCGCCTTTAGCGCGCAGATTGATATCACCTGGTATGCCGGGCCTACCGCGCTGGTAAATGACGAACGCTGGGCCGACTTCGCCACCTCGGTTGCCCGGGAAGCCGGTTACGAAACCCGACACGCCGAGCTGCATATGGGCGGGGAAGATTTCGCGGTCTATCTCCAGCAGATCCCGGGGGCGTTTGTCAGCATCGGCAGCAACAGCCCGTATGGTTTACATCATCCGGCATTCAACCCGGATGAAGCCTTAATTGAGCCCGCTGCCCGCTATTTTGCACAGCTTGCGGAAAAAGCCCTGCAACACGTTTAA
- a CDS encoding LLM class flavin-dependent oxidoreductase translates to MSWRISILDKSPIAENETAADALARTLALAQQAENLGYHRFWIAEHHNTPHLASPSPELLIAWILGQTTRIRVGSGGVMLQHYSPYKVAENFNVLASLAPGRVDLGVGKAPGGLPLSTRALQQGLNQQEKGSFAEQLAQLDRWIRPVHPSDEEAVRATPLPPLPAEGFLLGASIDSALLAARLDWHFVFAAHLNGDPELLREVVSTWRKNSARDVIVAVQAIVAPTQAEADELAQKVEVWGVELANGQRVTVASEEQAYAFARQAGSEPVRIARRAQSLLAGTAESVLVQLNALHEKWGIDEFIIDTPVAEGAARVASLRLLAEARLNKEVTV, encoded by the coding sequence ATGTCATGGCGAATCAGCATTCTGGATAAAAGCCCCATAGCTGAAAACGAAACGGCTGCCGATGCGCTGGCGCGTACCCTGGCGCTGGCGCAGCAGGCAGAAAATCTGGGCTATCACCGCTTCTGGATTGCCGAACACCACAACACTCCCCATCTTGCCAGCCCCTCGCCGGAGCTGCTGATTGCATGGATCCTCGGGCAGACCACGCGCATCCGCGTTGGATCAGGCGGCGTGATGCTCCAGCACTACAGCCCTTATAAAGTCGCTGAGAATTTCAACGTGCTGGCCTCGCTGGCGCCCGGCCGCGTGGATCTTGGCGTCGGTAAAGCCCCCGGCGGGCTACCGCTCTCAACCCGCGCGCTTCAGCAGGGTCTGAATCAACAGGAAAAGGGCAGCTTTGCCGAACAGCTGGCCCAGCTCGATCGCTGGATCCGCCCTGTGCATCCGTCTGATGAAGAGGCCGTTCGCGCCACGCCGCTGCCGCCGTTGCCTGCAGAGGGTTTCCTGCTGGGTGCGAGCATCGATAGCGCGCTGCTGGCCGCCAGGCTCGACTGGCACTTTGTGTTTGCCGCGCATCTTAACGGTGACCCGGAGCTGCTGCGCGAGGTGGTATCGACCTGGCGTAAGAACAGCGCGCGGGATGTGATTGTGGCGGTACAGGCGATTGTCGCGCCGACGCAGGCCGAGGCAGATGAGCTGGCGCAGAAGGTTGAAGTGTGGGGCGTTGAGCTGGCAAACGGCCAGCGCGTCACCGTGGCCAGCGAAGAGCAGGCCTACGCCTTTGCGCGTCAGGCAGGCAGCGAGCCGGTGCGCATTGCACGTCGGGCGCAGTCGCTGCTGGCGGGGACGGCTGAGTCGGTGCTCGTACAGCTTAACGCCCTGCATGAAAAGTGGGGCATTGACGAATTTATCATCGACACGCCGGTAGCGGAGGGGGCAGCGCGCGTCGCGTCGCTGCGCCTGCTTGCCGAGGCGCGTCTTAACAAGGAGGTCACCGTATGA
- a CDS encoding AAA family ATPase: MKINVIGTSGSGKSTLAKQIATELAIPCIEMDRLYWRPDWQGTPDDVFQERLEQALLASPDWVLDGNYNRTRPVKWRNVDVVVWVDYGFARTLWQAVTRAIKRAWHKHELWPGTGNKESFRRAFFSRESILIWTMKTWRNNRTRYEADLQNPQYGHIRFVRITRREQVETLIASLKSYS; the protein is encoded by the coding sequence GTGAAAATTAACGTCATCGGAACCAGCGGGAGCGGAAAAAGCACGCTGGCGAAGCAGATTGCGACCGAACTGGCTATTCCCTGTATTGAGATGGACAGACTCTACTGGCGACCCGACTGGCAGGGAACGCCGGACGATGTGTTTCAGGAAAGGCTGGAGCAGGCGCTGCTGGCTTCGCCTGACTGGGTGCTCGATGGCAACTATAACCGCACGCGGCCCGTGAAATGGCGTAATGTCGACGTTGTGGTGTGGGTGGATTATGGCTTTGCCCGCACCCTCTGGCAGGCCGTCACCAGGGCAATCAAACGGGCCTGGCATAAGCACGAGCTCTGGCCCGGAACCGGGAACAAAGAGAGTTTCCGGCGCGCGTTTTTCAGCAGAGAGTCCATTCTCATCTGGACGATGAAAACCTGGCGTAACAACCGCACGCGTTATGAAGCCGATCTGCAAAACCCGCAGTATGGACATATTCGCTTCGTCCGCATTACCCGTCGCGAGCAGGTGGAAACGCTGATCGCCTCCTTAAAGTCTTATTCTTAG